The genomic region ATGGCAAGTTAACTGCAAATGGTGAGGTGTATGACATGGATGGAGTCACCGCTGCCCACCGAACACTCCCCTTCGGTACCATCCTGCTCGTTGAAAACCTCGATAATGGAAAAACGGTACAAGTTCGCATTAACGATCGAGGCCCCTATGCAAAAAACCGTATTATTGACCTCTCCAGGGGTGCAGCCAAGAGGATTGACATGATTGAAGCAGGAACTGCCCGCGTTCGTCTATATTTGCTTGAAGGTGATTTAGAGAATTCCCGGATTACTGATCTAAAAGTACCCACTTATACCGTACAGTTAGGATCATACAAAAAGCGGAGCCAGGCTGAAAAACAAACTGCCGAAATTGACGGAAGTCGTGTTGAAACCATAAAAACCGGTGACCAAACCTTATACCGGGTCTATTTTGGGACTTATACTGATCCGGAAGAAGCCAAAAAAGAAATGCAACGACTCAATGATATGGGGTATGTCGGGTTTGTGAAACAAATTGAAAATTAATGGATGCTTCGGGATTGATGCACCGGTTTTTTCCGTTTCCCACAGAACACAAAAACAATCTGTCTATGAAGAAAAAAATCATTGTTATAGGAAGCGGATTCGGGGGCTTAGGAGCAGCTTCTCGTTTACTTTCTGCAGGCCATGAGGTTACCATCCTCGAAAAAAGAGACAAACTTGGCGGAAGAGCGTATGTCTATGAAAAAAACGGATTCAAATTTGATGGTGGCCCTACTGTAATCACCGCCCCTTTTATGTTTGATGATATTTTTGAGGCGGCCGGCAAGAAACGGGAAGAATATGTAAAATTTGTACCCTGTGATCCCTTTTACCGAATTTTTGATGCCGAAGGCAAACACTTTGATTATAATAATGATCATGAATTTACCCTTGAAGAAATTCGCAAGCAAAATCCTGATGATGTTGAGGGTTACGAGAAATTCCTTGGAACAACCAAAGCCATTTTCGATAAGGGTTTTGTGGAACTGGCAGACAAGCCTTTCCTCAAATTCACTGATATGTTGAAGGTTGCTCCTGATCTCATTAAGCTACAGTCTTACAAAACTGTTTATAAATATGTGGCTCAATTTATTAAGGATGAATTCCTGAGGCGATGTTTCTCATTCCACCCATTATTAGTCGGTGGAAATCCATTTGATACCACTTCCATTTACGCCATGATCCACTACTTGGAACGAGAATGGGGCGTACACTACGCCATGGGTGGTACCGGGGCAATCGTGAATGCACTTGAAAAATTGATACTTGAACAAGGTGGTCAAATTCATACTGAAACTGAAGTAGATGAAATTTTAGTGGTAAATGGAGAAGCTACGGGCGTTCGTCTTAAAAATGGAGAGATTCTGAAAGCCGATAAAATTGTTTCCAATGCTGATGTGGCCTTCACTTATAAAAACCTGATTAACCCAATACATCGAAAGAAATATACCGATCGTAAAATTGAGCGGACCAAGTACAGCATGTCGCTCTTTATAATTTATTTTGGAACTAAGAAGCGATACTTGGACTCCGGATTAGCTCACCATAACATCATTTTAGGTAAACGATATAAAGAATTGCTGGAAGATATTTTTCATAAAAAACATCTTTCCGATGATTTCTCGCTGTATCTGCATATGCCCACAGTTACTGATCCATCAATGGCACCTGAAGGCTGTGAAGGATTCTATGTACTCTCTCCGGTTCCGCACTTAGACAGTGGCACCGACTGGAATGAAATGGCTCCAAAATATCGAGATATCATTATGAACTTCCTGGAAGAAAATTATCTGCCCGATTTAAAGGAAAACATCATTACCGAGCATTACATTGACCCACTGCACTTTAAAAATGAACTAAACAGCTATAAAGGATCGGCATTTTCTGTGGAACCAATTTTAACTCAATCGGCTTGGTTTCGGCCGCACAATAAATCTGAGGATGTAGAAAATTTATATTTTGTAGGAGCCGGAACCCATCCGGGCGCAGGACTTCCCGGCGTTCTTTCATCTTCAATCATTGCTCAGGATTTGATTGGCTCTGCATAATATCAATACCCAATCAAACTTGAGCCCGGACTTTTTTAAGAACTAGGTAATCTTACAATCAATCATTAGATTCTTCTAATGATTGATAGCCCATTTTAGGACACATTAAATAAAAATTTATGAATTTGAATAACGGCAATAAGTTGGAAATGCAGACGGACTATTCATTAGCCCCATTTTTCGAATTATCGCATGATTTACTCTGTATTGCCGGGTTTGACGGGTATTTTAAAAGGGTAAATCCTGCCGTATGCAAAGTTTTGGGATATACAGAGGAAGAACTCCTTTCAAAGCCCATTAGTTATTTTCAGCATCCGGATGACAAAGAAATCACTCAAAAATATCGCGAACCAATCTTATATGGAAAGCCGCTTACAAATTTTGAGAATCGGTATATCACAAAACGGGGAGAAATCGTTTGGTTTGCCTGGACTTCGATACCTGTTAGCGATGATGAATTGATCTATGCTATTGCCAAAAATATCACTCATAAAAAGAAACATGAAGAAGAACGAAATCAGTTGCTTTCGGAATTAAGCAAAACCAATAAACGCTTAAAGCAACTCAACTACACGACTTCTCATGATCTCAGGGCACCTGTCAGTAACTTGCTTGCTATATTTAGTTTGATGGATATTTCCCACATTAGTAATGAAGAAACCCGTGAGTTCATTGGACTACTAAAGAAATCTACAGAAAATCTGAAAACAACTTTAGACAATTATGTGGATGACCTGAAGAGTCAAGATTCACAATCAATAAGTCTGTCTGATATCAAGTTTATGGACGTGATCGATTCTCTCAGGCTGACTTTGGATTCACTTATTAAAGATACCAATACCTCTTTTCAGATCGACCTGGATGCTTTTGATTCGGTGACATTCAATCCCGGATATTTAGAAAGTATTTTTCTGAACCTGATCACCAATTCCATTAAATATGCCCATCCGGACCGGAATCCAGTTATCACTATAAAAACCGAAATCATTAATGAAAAAAAGCAGCTTATTTTTTCTGATAACGGGATAGGGTTTGACAGCGAAAAGCAGAAGGACAATGTATTCGGGCTGAATCAAAGCTTTCACGACCATAGAGACAGCAAGGGTGTCGGGCTTTACCTTGTCTACAATCACATTACCAACCTGGGCGGACGAATTACGGTACACAGTAAGGTTGATGAAGGCACTACGTTCACTCTTACTTTTAAAGATTAGCGCCGGATTCAACTTAATTTAAAGGAAAGTCCAATCCACTGTCCTTTTTCACACGTTTACCTTTCTCCCGGTTTGTATCTTTCCTCTGCCCTTGCTTCTACATCATTTCGATAATAAGCTACATCTTTAAAGTTCACATTAACGTAGCGTTCAGCCTGATCAAAAAAGT from Gracilimonas sp. harbors:
- a CDS encoding septal ring lytic transglycosylase RlpA family protein, which codes for MQSFKIFSLLIIITILISACGISRKGTDFASTENARVIENGVSSWYGPNFHGKLTANGEVYDMDGVTAAHRTLPFGTILLVENLDNGKTVQVRINDRGPYAKNRIIDLSRGAAKRIDMIEAGTARVRLYLLEGDLENSRITDLKVPTYTVQLGSYKKRSQAEKQTAEIDGSRVETIKTGDQTLYRVYFGTYTDPEEAKKEMQRLNDMGYVGFVKQIEN
- a CDS encoding phytoene desaturase, whose product is MKKKIIVIGSGFGGLGAASRLLSAGHEVTILEKRDKLGGRAYVYEKNGFKFDGGPTVITAPFMFDDIFEAAGKKREEYVKFVPCDPFYRIFDAEGKHFDYNNDHEFTLEEIRKQNPDDVEGYEKFLGTTKAIFDKGFVELADKPFLKFTDMLKVAPDLIKLQSYKTVYKYVAQFIKDEFLRRCFSFHPLLVGGNPFDTTSIYAMIHYLEREWGVHYAMGGTGAIVNALEKLILEQGGQIHTETEVDEILVVNGEATGVRLKNGEILKADKIVSNADVAFTYKNLINPIHRKKYTDRKIERTKYSMSLFIIYFGTKKRYLDSGLAHHNIILGKRYKELLEDIFHKKHLSDDFSLYLHMPTVTDPSMAPEGCEGFYVLSPVPHLDSGTDWNEMAPKYRDIIMNFLEENYLPDLKENIITEHYIDPLHFKNELNSYKGSAFSVEPILTQSAWFRPHNKSEDVENLYFVGAGTHPGAGLPGVLSSSIIAQDLIGSA
- a CDS encoding PAS domain-containing sensor histidine kinase, which translates into the protein MNLNNGNKLEMQTDYSLAPFFELSHDLLCIAGFDGYFKRVNPAVCKVLGYTEEELLSKPISYFQHPDDKEITQKYREPILYGKPLTNFENRYITKRGEIVWFAWTSIPVSDDELIYAIAKNITHKKKHEEERNQLLSELSKTNKRLKQLNYTTSHDLRAPVSNLLAIFSLMDISHISNEETREFIGLLKKSTENLKTTLDNYVDDLKSQDSQSISLSDIKFMDVIDSLRLTLDSLIKDTNTSFQIDLDAFDSVTFNPGYLESIFLNLITNSIKYAHPDRNPVITIKTEIINEKKQLIFSDNGIGFDSEKQKDNVFGLNQSFHDHRDSKGVGLYLVYNHITNLGGRITVHSKVDEGTTFTLTFKD